The Chloroflexus aggregans DSM 9485 genome segment ATGCGAATCAGGCGCGCCGTTTCCCGGCGCATATCACCGACCATCTCCTTAACGAGGGCCGGATCGGTACTCGCACCTCGCTCAAGGACTTCGAGATTACCCTGCATCACCGTGAGCGGTGTGCGCAATTCGTGACTGACATCGGCAACAAAACGCTGTTGCGTAGAAAAGAGCCGTTCCAGTCGGGATAATAGTTCGTTGATCGTTACCGTCAACTGATGAATTTCATCACGTTGCACCGGCTCAGGAATTCGCCGACCCAAATCTTCGGCGCGGACAATACTCTGCGCCGTTTGCGTAATCTGCTCGATGGGCCGCAACGCGCGCTTCGACAAGTACATTGAACCCATGCCGGTCACCAACGTTGCCATAACGCCACCGATGATCAAGATCGTCTGCAACGTGGCAAGAGTGTCATTCACGTCATTGAGTGGACGTGAGACTTGGATAAATCCAATGGTCTGACCGTTATGCAACGTCACCCGCGTAATCAACGACTTGACTTGTACACCGTTAACTTCACGGATTATCGTCAAGCCATTTTCATCGGTGACGTTCATATTCAGTGCTTCATTGGGTAGAGGAAGCATATACGGAGCAAGATTGGGGGTACTGCTGACTAACGTCCCATCACCCCGAAAAAATTGGGCGCCGATGTTGCGATTGGTAAAGAGTTGAATGAAATCGCTGTTAAGGTACAGTTGTAGCTCACCACTAGGAGTACGGACACCTTGCAAGCCAACGGCATTGAGAATCGAACGGATCTGTTGCGTAGCCGCAACCAGATCGCGTTGCACATTAGCGTGGAGGGTCTGCGCCACAGCAATGTGCATACCTACACT includes the following:
- a CDS encoding sensor histidine kinase; the encoded protein is MTKVNEQRDHFKAIALLDRVVSVPASWLMHWWRAKPIFSAIPFRVRLTLLYSSLFVLALIGISVGMHIAVAQTLHANVQRDLVAATQQIRSILNAVGLQGVRTPSGELQLYLNSDFIQLFTNRNIGAQFFRGDGTLVSSTPNLAPYMLPLPNEALNMNVTDENGLTIIREVNGVQVKSLITRVTLHNGQTIGFIQVSRPLNDVNDTLATLQTILIIGGVMATLVTGMGSMYLSKRALRPIEQITQTAQSIVRAEDLGRRIPEPVQRDEIHQLTVTINELLSRLERLFSTQQRFVADVSHELRTPLTVMQGNLEVLERGASTDPALVKEMVGDMRRETARLIRMVNDLLLLAQSETNVVLRSEPVELDTLLLEVFRELRPLANQVRLRIGAEDQILVYGDRDRIKQALLNLGVNALQYTPPGGLVILSLERYEQFACLSVADTGIGISEAERDLIFERFYRVDRSRSRHSGGTGLGLSIVKWVAEAHGGYVTVASEVGRGSTFAIYLPLPESPATSSTG